In one Drosophila pseudoobscura strain MV-25-SWS-2005 chromosome X, UCI_Dpse_MV25, whole genome shotgun sequence genomic region, the following are encoded:
- the D2hgdh gene encoding D-2-hydroxyglutarate dehydrogenase, mitochondrial produces the protein MRFQRLLQMRRLATTAPLLRPPTQTKTTVRTMAGSGAPMPELTQITDNVQRGNYAALSDKDVTHFEKLLGKNHVLTEDLEGYNICFLKRIRGNSKLVLKPGNTEEVAAILRHCNERKLAVVPQGGNTGLVGGSVPICDEIVLSLQRLNKVLSVDEVTGIAVVESGCILENFDQRARDVGLTVPLDLGAKASCHIGGNVSTNAGGVRVVRYGNLHGSVLGVEAVLANGQVLDLMSNFKKDNTGYHMKHLFIGSEGTLGVITKLSMLCPHSSKAVNVAFIGLNSFDDVLKTFVSAKRNLGEILSSCELIDERALNTALQQFKFLNAPISGFPFYMLIETSGSNGDHDEEKINQFIGDGMERGEIQDGTVTGDPGKVQEIWKIREMVPLGLIEKSFCFKYDISLPLRDFYNIVDVMRERCGSLATIVCGYGHLGDSNLHLNVSCEEFNDEIYKRVEPFVYEYTSKLKGSISAEHGIGFLKKDYLHYSKNVVAIDWMREMKKLLDPNGILNPYKVLN, from the exons ATGCGCTTCCAGCGGCTCCTGCAAATGCGCAGATTAGCGACCACCGCCCCCCTGCTGCGTCCGCCCACACAGACGAAAACGACCGTAAGGACGATGGCGGGCAGCGGGGCGCCGATGCCGGAGCTCACACAG ATCACGGACAATGTGCAACGTGGCAACTATGCCGCTCTGAGCGACAAGGATGTGACCCACTTTGAGAAGCTGCTGGGCAAGAATCATGTCCTCACCGAAGATCTGGAGGGATACAACATTTGCTTTCTCAAGCGGATACGTG GCAACAGCAAGCTGGTCCTGAAGCCCGGCAACACTGAGGAAGTAGCCGCCATTCTGAGGCACTGCAACGAACGGAAGCTGGCCGTGGTGCCCCAGGGCGGCAATACGGGACTGGTGGGCGGGTCGGTGCCCATCTGTGATGAGATTGTGTTGTCCCTTCAGCGGCTGAACAAGGTGCTGTCCGTGGACGAGGTCACGGGCATTGCGGTCGTCGAGTCGGGCTGCATTCTGGAGAACTTCGACCAGCGGGCCAGGGACGTGGGTCTGACGGTACCGCTGGACCTGGGTGCCAAGGCCAGCTGCCACATCGGTGGAAATGTGTCGACGAATGCGGGCGGAGTGCGTGTGGTGAGGTACGGTAACTTGCACGGCTCTGTGCTGGGCGTGGAGGCTGTGCTGGCCAACGGCCAGGTGCTCGACTTAATGTCGAACTTTAAGAAGGACAATACGGGATACCATATGAAGCACCTGTTCATCGGGTCCGAGGGCACGCTGGGAGTGATCACGAAGCTTTCGATGCTGTGTCCACACTCCTCGAAGGCCGTCAACGTGGCCTTCATCGGGCTGAACTCGTTCGATGACGTCCTCAAAACGTTCGTCAGCGCCAAGCGTAACCTTGGGGAGATCCTCAGCTCCTGCGAGCTGATAGACGAGCGAGCCCTGAACACGGCTCTACAGCAGTTCAAGTTCCTCAA CGCCCCCATCTCGGGCTTTCCATTTTACATGCTAATCGAGACCTCGGGCAGCAACGGCGACCACGACGAGGAGAAGATCAATCAGTTTATCGGCGATGGTATGGAGAGGGGTGAAATCCAGGACGGCACTGTCACCGGCGATCCCGGCAAGGTGCAGGAGATCTGGAAGATACGCGAAATGGTACCCTTGGGGCTTATCGAGAAGAGCTTTTGCTTCAAGTACGACATCTCCCTGCCACTGCGCGATTTCTACAACATCGTGGACGTGATGCGGGAGCGCTGCGGCTCCCTGGCCACCATCGTGTGCGGCTACGGCCACCTGGGCGACTCCAACCTGCATCTGAATGTCTCCTGCGAAGAGTTCAACGACGAGATCTACAAGCGTGTCGAACCCTTCGTCTACGAGTACACCTCCAAGCTGAAGGGCAGCATTAGTGCCGAGCATGGCATAGGCTTCCTCAAGAAGGACTATCTACATTACTCGAAGAATGTGGTGGCCATCGACTGGATGCGCGAAATGAAGAAGCTCCTTGACCCTAACGGCATTCTTAACCCGTACAAGGTTCTCAACTAA
- the Pgd gene encoding 6-phosphogluconate dehydrogenase, decarboxylating — protein MSGKADIALIGLAVMGQNLILNMDEKGFVVCAYNRTVAKVKEFLANEAKGTNVIGAESLKDMVEKLKTPRKIMLLVKAGSAVDDFIEQLVPLLSRGDVIIDGGNSEYQDTSRRCAELEKLGLLFVGSGVSGGEEGARHGPSLMPGGHEAAWPLIKPIFQAICAKADGEPCCEWVGDGGAGHFVKMVHNGIEYGDMQLICEAYHIMQSLGLSATQMADEFGKWNSAELDSFLIEITRDILKYKDTKGHLLERIRDTAGQKGTGKWTAIAALQYGVPVTLIGEAVFSRCLSALKQERVHASGVLKGSSVKPSVANVTKFLDDIKHALYCSKIVSYAQGFMLMREAAKENNWRLNYGGIALMWRGGCIIRSVFLGNIKDAYTSQPQLSNLLLDDFFKKAIERGQDSWREVVANSFRWGIPVPALSTALSFYDGYRTAKLPANLLQAQRDYFGAHTYELLGDEGKFHHTNWTGTGGNVSASTYQA, from the exons ATGAGCGG AAAAGCTGATATTGCACTTATTGGACTGGCCGTGATGGGCCAGAATCTCATATTGAATATGGACGAGAAGGGGTTTGTTGTGTGCGCCTACAACCGCACGGTGGCCAAGGTCAAAGAGTTTCTCGCTAACGAGGCCAAAGGCACAAATGTGATTGGCGCTGAGTCACTGAAGGACATGGTCGAGAAGCTAAAAACGCCGCGAAAAATTATGCTGTTGGTCAAGG CCGGCAGCGCCGTCGACGACTTCATCGAGCAACTAGTGCCGCTGCTTTCCCGCGGCGATGTGATTATTGATGGCGGCAACTCTGAGTACCAGGACACATCGCGTCGCTGCGCCGAGTTGGAGAAACTGGGACTGCTTTTTGTGGGCTCAGGCGTCAGCGGAGGCGAGGAGGGTGCCCGTCACGGACCCTCCCTGATGCCCGGCGGACACGAAGCCGCCTGGCCCCTGATTAAGCCTATCTTTCAGGCCATCTGCGCCAAGGCTGATGGCGAGCCCTGTTGTGAGTGGGTCGGCGATGGGGGTGCGGGCCACTTTGTCAAGATGGTGCACAATGGCATCGAGTATGGAGACATGCAGTTAATCTGCGAGGCCTACCACATTATGCAGAGCCTGGGTCTGTCCGCCACCCAGATGGCTGATGAGTTCGGCAAGTGGAACTCGGCCGAGCTAGACTCTTTCCTCATCGAGATCACGCGCGACATTCTGAAGTACAAAGACACCAAGGGACACCTGCTGGAACGGATTCGGGATACGGCCGGCCAGAAGGGTACGGGCAAATGGACTGCCATTGCCGCCCTACAATACGGCGTTCCCGTGACGCTCATTGGCGAGGCTGTCTTCTCCCGCTGCCTATCCGCCCTCAAGCAGGAGCGCGTCCATGCTAGCGGTGTGCTCAAGGGTTCCTCAGTGAAGCCGAGCGTTGCAAATGTGACAAAGTTCCTCGACGACATCAAGCACGCTCTGTACTGCTCCAAAATTGTTAGTTACGCGCAGGGATTTATGCTGATGCGGGAGGCGGCCAAGGAAAACAACTGGAGGCTGAACTACGGTGGTATTGCGCTGATGTGGCGCGGCGGCTGCATCATACGCAGCGTCTTTCTGGGAAACATCAAGGACGCGTACACAtcgcagccgcagctgtcCAACCTCCTGCTGGACGACTTCTTCAAGAAGGCCATTGAGCGAGGCCAGGACTCGTGGCGCGAGGTGGTGGCCAATTCCTTCCGCTGGGGCATTCCAGTGCCAGCGCTCTCCACCGCCCTAAGCTTCTACGACGGCTATCGCACCGCCAAGCTTCCCGCAAATCTTCTCCAGGCCCAGCGAGACTACTTTGGGGCCCACACCTACGAGCTTCTTGGCGACGAGGGCAAGTTCCATCACACCAACTGGACGGGCACCGGAGGCAATGTATCGGCCAGTACCTATCAGGCATAG
- the bcn92 gene encoding protein bcn92: MSTRRQAITLYRNLMRESEKLPAYNFRMYAVRKIRDTFRANKAIRDFAEIDRKMEAGKQNLELIRRQVIIGHLYTADKLVIENKKTLSPLDD, translated from the exons ATGTCAACACGTCGCCAGGCCATCACGCTGTACCGGAATTTAATGCGGGAATCTGAAAAGCTGCCTGCTTACAACTTTAG AATGTACGCTGTTCGCAAGATACGCGACACATTCCGCGCCAACAAGGCCATCCGAGACTTTGCTGAAATCGATCGAAAAATGGAGGCCGGCAAACAGAATCTGGAGCTGATACGGCGGCAG GTCATCATCGGCCACCTCTACACGGCGGACAAGCTGGTGATCGAGAACAAGAAAACACTAAGCCCCTTGGATGACTGA
- the MAPk-Ak2 gene encoding MAP kinase-activated protein kinase 2 produces MLSLQNQRQPKTSALVDDYEISDTVLGLGINGKVVQCTNRRTKQNYALKVLLDNEKARREVDLHWRVSGCKHIVNIIDVYENTYSGRKCLLVVMECMEGGELFQRIQDKADGAFTEREAAQIMHEICAAIDYLHSRDIAHRDLKPENLLYTTSQPNAILKLTDFGFAKETFTNDTLQTPCYTPYYVAPEVLGPEKYDKSCDIWSLGVVMYIIMCGFPPFYSNNGLAISPGMKKRIRTGQYDFPDPEWTNVSQSAKDLIKGMLNVDPSKRLRIQDVIRNKWIAQYNAVPQTPLCTGRMLKEGEETWPEVQEEMTRSLATMRVDYDQMQIKALDKSNNPLLTKRRKKIEEIYGTNATARN; encoded by the exons ATGCTTTCGCTGCAGAATCAACGGCAACCGAAAACAAGCGCCCTGGTGGACGACTATGAGATCTCGGACACGGTGCTTGGCCTGGGCATCAACGGCAAGGTAGTACAGTGCACCAATCGACGCACCAAACAGAACTATGCACTCAAGGTGTTGCTGGACAATGAGAAAGCCCGGCGTGAGGTCGATCTCCATTGGCGTGTGAGTGGCTGCAAGCACATCGTCAACATCATTGATGTCTATGAAAACACGTACAGCGGTCGAAAGTGTCTGTTGGTTGTGATGGAATGCATGGAGGGCGGTGAGCTCTTCCAGCGCATTCAGGACAAGGCCGATGGGGCCTTTACGGAACGCGAGGCGGCACAGATAATGCACGAGATATGTGCGGCAATAGACTATCTGCACAGTCGCGATATCGCGCATCGCGATCTTAAGCCCGAGAACTTGCTCTACACCACATCCCAGCCAAATGCGATCCTGAAGCTGACAGACTTCGGTTTTGCAAAAGAGACCTTCACCAATGACACCCTCCAAACGCCCTGCTATACACCGTACTATGTTG CGCCCGAAGTACTGGGCCCTGAGAAATACGACAAAAGCTGCGACATCTGGTCGCTGGGAGTGGTCATGTACATTATAATGTGCGGCTTTCCGCCGTTCTACAGCAACAATGGTTTAGCCATTTCGCCGGGTATGAAGAAGCGCATCCGCACAGGGCAGTACGATTTTCCCGATCCGGAATGGACGAACGTTAGCCAGTCGGCTAAGGATTTGATCAAGGGCATGCTGAACGTGGACCCCAGCAAGCGTTTGCGCATCCAAGACGTAATACGCAACAAGTGGATTGCCCAGTACAATGCCGTGCCACAAACACCTCTGTGCACTGGCCGCATGCTCAAGGAGGGTGAGGAGACCTGGCCGGAGGTACAAGAGGAAATGACCCGCTCCCTGGCCACCATGCGAGTGGACTACGATCAG ATGCAAATTAAGGCGCTGGACAAGTCGAACAATCCACTCCTGACAAAGCGGAGGAAAAAGATTGAGGAGATCTATGGAACAAATGCTACGGCACGGAACTAG
- the LOC4814309 gene encoding N-acylneuraminate-9-phosphatase — MAASKLSSKQTTLFESKCAKISAFYFDLDNTLIPTRAGDSKAIRKLSDLLESQYHFTKDDASLATQTFLKSFRRCPDNTQTSLDSWRTHLWRESLLPKYKHLADEIYPQWLRLRYRYLAVPADYVQLLTRMRRAGYALALITNGPSNAQWEKVARLNVRGYFDCVLVSSDLPWEKPHPEIFYAACNFLSVKPQECAMIGDKLETDIKGGHLAQLGLTFWTPLSSSSSAAQSLDDVEYKPHHKLNQLLELYKYFPRLNAVAQPDTPSTSSRRGSYLSGSLASASGSMSGCTSSSSSQRSEPEKRQLAYRRGGSLPAMDCSNSEAENSCDSFL, encoded by the exons ATGGCAGCTAGTAAACTCTCCTCCAAGCAGACCACACTTTTTGAGTCAAAATGTGCGAAGATCTCTGCCTTCTATTTTGACCTGGACAACACTCTGATCCCGACCAGAGCCGGCGACTCTAAAGCCATACGCAAG CTCTCAGATCTACTTGAGTCGCAGTACCATTTCACCAAAGATGATGCCTCTCTGGCCACGCAGACTTTTTTGAAATCCTTCCGCCGCTGTCCGGACAACACGCAGACCTCACTGGACTCGTGGCGCACCCACCTGTGGCGGGAGTCGCTGCTGCCCAAGTACAAGCACCTCGCGGATGAGATCTATCCACAGTGGCTACGGTTACGATACCGCTATCTGGCCGTGCCGGCGGACTATGTGCAGCTGCTGACGCGAATGCGTCGGGCCGGCTATGCCCTGGCCCTCATCACGAACGGGCCTTCGAATGCCCAGTGGGAGAAGGTGGCCCGACTGAATGTGCGCGGGTACTTTGATTGCGTGCTGGTCTCCTCGGACCTGCCCTGGGAGAAGCCCCATCCGGAGATCTTCTATGCGGCCTGCAATTTCCTCAGCGTCAAGCCGCAAGAGTGCGCCATGATCGGCGACAAGCTGGAGACGGACATCAAG GGAGGTCATTTGGCCCAGCTCGGCCTCACCTTCTGGACACcgctgagcagcagcagctcggcaGCCCAGTCCCTGGACGATGTAGAGTACAAGCCCCACCACAAGCTCAACCAACTGCTGGAGCTGTACAAATACTTTCCCCGTCTCAACGCCGTTGCGCAGCCCGACACTCCATCCACATCCAGCCGCCGCGGGAGTTACCTGAGCGGAAGTCTGGCTAGTGCCAGCGGGAGTATGAGCGGGTGTACGTCCAGCTCCAGTAGCCAGAGAAGCGAACCGGAGAAGCGGCAGTTGGCCTATCGCCGTGGCGGATCCTTGCCGGCCATGGACTGCTCGAATAGTGAGGCGGAGAATAGTTGTGACAGCTTCCTATAA
- the lin-52 gene encoding protein lin-52 homolog: MSTKPDLNHSDLSIELLAPETILKTDDDVASGPILTQQQQKKVAEDPAGSSKPDELISLETLRESPVQWPERFPGMDEFLTMCDTPMYLPSVEPISTLTAEDMAKINRLSKMAPDELIAKIKSMHDEIYQLGLLEAKEMSRGKLLEIFDRDRNPKRHT; this comes from the exons ATGAGCACTAAACCGGACTTAAACCATTCGGATCTGAGCATAGAACTGCTGGCTCCAG AAACAATACTAAAAACTGACGACGATGTAGCATCGGGGCCCATATTgacacagcaacagcagaaaaaagTGGCGGAGGATCCAGCCGGCTCCTCTAAGCCGGACGAGCTCATTTCGCTAGAGACGCTCCGCGAATCGCCAGTGCAATGGCCCGAGAGAT TCCCTGGCATGGATGAATTCCTCACAATGTGCGATACACCTATGTACTTACCCAGCGTTGAGCCCATTTCCACCTTAACCGCCGAGGACATGGCAAAAATAAACC GTCTGTCAAAGATGGCGCCCGATGAATTGATCGCGAAGATCAAGAGCATGCATGATGAAATCTATCAACTGGGCCTTTTAGAGGCCAAGGAGATGTCCCGAGGCAAGCTGTTGGAAATCTTCGATCGCGATCGTAATCCCAAGCGTCACACCTGA
- the LOC4814337 gene encoding alpha-protein kinase 1, protein MVEEVGCLRQTGSSIGIVVAMPSPSASNTGNAGVVAPTTVVTSSTGGIHHQPHQHQHQQQQQHHHQQQQQQQQHQQQQHHHPQQQQQPHHQLSGNMSLLSVKGGRYLWTDRELLMHLQNYTPLILLIDFVEKTRTKRFYENSERYEILMLVFIMRKGAPFCENKRFPGEYWVNLSVGPIAEAFDRLQAAIDIPDPQLPIHMSVTDLTSWKQMFDVAMMDIRRFAYYTDPMQLADAGVYNRITFEQRFGMQWQE, encoded by the coding sequence ATGGTCGAGGAGGTCGGCTGCCTGAGACAGactggcagcagcatcggcattGTCGTCGCTATGCCCAGCCCAAGCGCATCGAATACAGGAAACGCAGGTGTAGTAGCACCCACCACAGTGGTCACCTCCTCCACTGGTGGCATTCATCATCAGCcgcatcaacatcaacatcagcagcagcagcaacatcatcatcagcaacagcagcagcagcagcagcatcaacagcagcagcaccatcatccgcaacagcaacagcagccacatcaTCAACTTTCCGGAAATATGAGCCTGCTGAGTGTCAAGGGCGGACGATACTTGTGGACGGACCGGGAGCTGTTGATGCATCTACAGAACTATACACCGCTGATCCTACTAATCGACTTTGTGGAAAAAACGCGCACCAAGCGATTCTACGAGAACTCCGAGCGCTACGAGATACTAATGCTGGTTTTCATCATGCGTAAGGGGGCGCCGTTCTGTGAGAATAAACGCTTTCCGGGCGAGTACTGGGTGAATCTGTCGGTGGGGCCCATTGCCGAGGCTTTTGACCGTTTGCAGGCAGCCATCGATATACCCGATCCGCAGCTTCCCATACACATGAGTGTGACGGATCTGACCAGCTGGAAGCAGATGTTCGATGTGGCCATGATGGATATCAGGCGGTTTGCCTACTACACGGATCCCATGCAGCTGGCCGATGCCGGAGTCTATAATCGAATCACATTCGAGCAGCGTTTTGGGATGCAGTGGCAGGAGTAG